The window catcaaTGAGAGGAAGATGATAAGGTTTCACATTGAACAGGACACTTCTTCATATGAAAGTGATATTGTTTTAAAGCGGATGTAACTTCATCCTATGCACGACAAAAAAGCAGAAGCCACACGTGAACGCCTAGACTGGAATTTACAAGGTCAAAGGAAACGCAAAAATAACCctgaatgaatacatttgaatcAATGAGCTTTCAACTCACCCATGTGGTTTTTTCCTTTAATACACTGCACACTGAGATTCATTGTGGTCTCTCAGACAAGACAAAGTatggattttttgtttgtttgtttgttttcattcatctctTTTTAACAAATTGGCAGTTATGTTTCAAATACAGAAGTGAAGACATCATGGATATTCTGGTAGCCACTGGTGCCTTATCTGTCAGGACACtgttacacaacaacacagtgttCCTCTCAAGTTGTTgggttaaaaacaacacaattatttttttttgtatttttctcttacAGGGATTTCCTTTCAGAGACTGGTGCGACAGGAGCAAGGCCTTAACACCTCAAGCCAGTGCTCCAAGACCTTGTAAGTCCACATGGTCTTATCGCTCACTGAAAGTTGTCAGTGGTTGTCTCATGCATATCTGATTATATGTGAAATCTTCTGTACTTTCTACAGACATTCCATTGAATATCAAGGACTGGTCATATTCATAAACCTGTATTTGTAAAGGATTGTACAGTATGCAGTAAAGTAAAGAGCATAAAACATCTTTCCACTTCTTTTGACCCACTGCACGTGCATGTCGAACAGTCTTCAGCCCACTCCAGACTTATGTGTTATCTTTACACTCTtacattttctgctttcttgtaaaagaaaaaaaaggactgtttttttcctcatacaTTTCTGTAGTTGACTGTAAGCTTATCTGATCCCACACCATACACAAGAGAGAACGGAAACTATTCAAAAAGAGAACATCCAGCACTCTTTGTCCTGAAGTTAAATCATTTACAGAATCAAAACCACTTAGGTGGAGAGCACTTACTGTAGGTTCTTAACCTGGTAAGCTTAACCTTTCATCCCCTTAAATCCCCACCACCACAATACACTAAAGCATCCCGTTTGCATCTTCCCCCATGGGAACTTGCCTACATATTCACACATCACCAATGACATCCTGTGTCTGCCGCCTGCAGGACGGTGCTGCTGATGAACCCGGGCGAGGTGCCCGCTGACTTTCTGTCGGTGGCCGAGCAGCTCAGTCACGTCAAGCACTCGCAGAGGGAGACTTACATGAACCTGATCAAACACGCCTTCCAGTCCGCACTAGGCACCAAGTACCCTCTCCACAGTATCCACAAAGCGCTGCAGGTATGTGCTCCACACAGTGGTTCAGAGGCTCCCATTGGTAGAtctcaaacatttaaaagatcGTTTGCTGAGCAtatatttgtcaaataaaatctCCGGAATCAGTTGTTATTCATATACAGATGTGGGCTTTTAAATGAAACCTGACCTAGcaataaaaactacatttccctATTTCAAGTCTTTGCATCATACTAACATGTCGGCATAGAAAGAAGAATAAATTAAGACAAAcaatcactgttttttttttactttaatgttTCAGTCGGTTAGTTTAATAGATTTTTCGAACAGGATCGCAATTGATGCATGTAACAGGAAGTGTACCTTTACCATTACACTATGTGACTGTACTCTTTGCAGGGAAAAACTACGGACGAATTGCGTGACATCTTTTCCGTGGTAAGCGACGTCTTAGAGACGGCCGCTGACGCAAGTGACCCTCTGAAGGGGCGCGGCCATGTGATCCAGGGCCTGGAGGGACtgagggagagaatgagaatCCCAGTATCCAATGGAAGGAAGTCTGATGGTGAGAGGGCAGATTTTATGAATGAGGGATATGCATGCACAGTTTCTCACATGATTTTGATGTttccatttacagtaaatagCGAGCTGATGggctgttgtttgtctctttctccctctcaggaATGCTGCAGACGCTGCCACTGCCTACAGCCAATTGTTACATGTTTCACTGGGAAAAAGACAACTTTGGTAAAGATTTCAATACGAGGCCTCTTGTCTCATGATCCATCCATGCTGAAGGACAGTTTCCAGCGCTCGTGTCAGCACCCGatatatttcaattttcaatatttgaatttgtcttCTGATGAAGTTCGTCCCTTTAGCCAGCTTTTGTCCTGCTAATTGTAACTGATATCTGTCTGTTTTGATTCCTGTAGATGTTCTGAACTCCCTTTTGGAGCACGGCCCTGATGATCTCACCGCTAATGGGCAgtctgaggaagaagaggaggttgACATCAAtggagaggatgatgaggatgatgatgaggatttgACAGAGATGGATGCAGAAGACGAGgtagaggatgaagaagacaaagaggaggaggaccacGGAGTAGAGTTGCCTTCGATGACTATCATCCCCAATGGGTACAGCAGCAACCACCGTGCCTCCACcttctccaccatctcctccctgTCCACCGCCTCCAAAGACTCTATGTTCTCCACCCTGTCTGTGACCTCAGAGTCCTACGCTCAGTCACTCTTCTCTGTCACTTCTGGCGCTGACAGTGACTACTGCGAGGATTCCGATGACtatctctgctcctctcccgtCATGGAAAAGTGTTCGCCAAGGTCCACCAAAGCTTCGGTCCGGCTCAGCCAACACTTTTACAAGTTCTTCTCCAAGAGCCCTCGGTCGCTGTGCCGAGCGAAAAGCTTAGGAAACACGGAATCCAAGGACCTTTTGTTGGTGCGAGAGAAGCGCTCCAACTCTCTACCGCAGCAAGTCAGGTTGCTGAGTCCTGAGCTGCTCCCGCAGCCACAAAGTCAAACTCTGAGACATGTTTGCTTCCGGAGGAGGCCTATCCTTAGCAGTGACGAGGACAATAAGAATACTACGCTGAGGGTTGTTGTGTTTGGTGCTGATCATGTGGCAGGGAAGGTGGCCCGGGCCTATAATAgcctgaggaggaaggagagtgcATGTCCACGTCTCAGCAGGGTCTTCAAGCTCCTGTTCTACTTTGTGCCTGTGAAGAGGGACTCAGCAGGAGGACCCGGGAGTCTGAGGTCCCCATGTCCCGTGGTTCAAACTGGATCGCCAAAGGGATCGGCCCTGTCGAGTGTGAGAAGAAGAATTCCTAACTTCCAACACTGAACACAGCATGTTGTTtgtaatattatatttcttGAGTTGTCAAAGAGCTGGGTTGTACAATCTCTTGGAGTAAGAGCAGATTGTGACACAGCTGTAGtgaaaagaattgttttaattgttgtttcatttgtttttttccaagcagAGTCCTCACCTCACAGGGGATAGTACGAATGACATAGCCCATCTCCTCGGTATGTTGGACCCTTGGTACGAAAGAAACACCCTCAGCCTCCTTAACTTGCCTGCCAACGTTGTCTGCCAGGTACAACTGGGATCTGACTTCTACTGCTCATCCATATGTAATCCAAAAGTCTAGAATTCACGTTTATCCAACTGAGAGCACGACCGCTTTGAATAGTTGTCATCCGGGTTCATGTTCAGGCTGTACCTACCGTGCATTTATCATCCAGCTGTATAATTGTATGCTGCATACTCATCTTCAGCAAACCTCaaagacagagtcagagtcctaTGATGGTTCATATGAGCATCGTCTACCCATCCTTGCCGACTTGGTCCTGTATTACTGCCGCTTTGCTGCCCGGCCTACGCTGATCCAGCTCTATCAGGCCGaggttagacacacacacacacacacacgcacacgcacacacacacacacacgcacctgacCATGGCACGCTTGTGAATAGAAACAGTACCTTGATGCCCCCTGAGTAAAGAAACTGTTCCAAATACCGTGAGTGATAGAGGATCTCTGATGTTGTAGTTGACGTTAGCCTGTGGCGAGAGGAGGACTGAGGTGTTCGTCCACTCCTTAGAGTTGGGTCACACCGCAGGAACACGAGCCATCAAAGCAATGGGtgagtgtgacacacacacacacacacacacacacacacacacatcctagCAACGATGCCACAAATACCAAATCCTCCACTTTTTCCGTGCAGTAAAATGCATCATCAGTCATTATGAGGTTGAGACTATATATACTGCAAAGGGAACATCTGTTATTTCTATATTACGTTTCGGTCCACTTCTACTTTTTCTAGTTTCATCCGTCACCACCACTCGCACTTctgatttttcatttcctttgagaagtaaaaaatgttgttaaagcTGCTTGTGCCTCATGCTTGGTAGTAGTTGCTGTGGAAGGGACCGTGCTTCGTTACATTACTCACAAAAtgctacattttttatttattttaagttgcAACAACATGGACTGTTATCTGTGCATCACATATTTGCTGCCTATGGATTGTTGATATGATTGTTTGTCCTGTgaggaatataaaaaaaaaacccaatacaTAGTCATGTGTCTGTTGCCTCCTGGGAAACCAGTCAGTATTGTGCCTGAGGCTACttcatgcagtgtgtgtgtgtgtgtgtgtgtgtgtgtgtgtgtgtgtgtgtgtgtgtgtatgtgtgtgtgtgtcggcgtgtgtgtgtgtgtgtgtgtgtgtgtgtgtgtgtgtggtgtgtgtgtgtgtgtgtgtatgtgtgtgtgtgtgtgtatgtgtgtgtgtgtatgtgtgtgtgtgtgtgtgtgtgtgtgtgtgtgtgtgtgtgtgtgtgtgtgtgtgtgtgtctgtatatgtaCAGGTGCTGCAAGTAAACGGTTCGGTATTGACGGTGACAGAGAAGCGGTGCCTCTAATGTTGGAGGTGGTGTACAACAGGGTaagatttgattttattctctATCAAACGTGTCCTCAAGCTGCACTTTACAAGAATCATTGTCAAGGATTAGTTTCTATAGGGCTCGAGATGCAGACCTCAAAAGTCACTGAAAATGGAATTGATTTAACAAGTGGAAATGTGCAGGAGAATATCCAACAGGTGGAGGCAGAGCACAGGCGTTGGAGCAGGGGCGAGGCAGGTGGCGTGGGGCTGTGCTGAGATCCGGCTGGTTCCAAACAGTGTCCCGGTTTAGAAAGGTCCTCGCTAGGGACGAGAGAGAAGCTTGGGCACGGGAAACATATACTAGAGTAACTCAAGAGTAAATGCTTAAGAGAGATTTCCTGCTGTGTCTATACCGCGGTACGGGTAGAACAACCTGGCGACGAGGACGCGGGGAGCCAGGGCTTTTGAACCAGCGCGGATTAGACCAGCCCAGGCTGGTGTCCGGAGAGGAGGCCGCGCCCACAGccacacgcagacacagaaaagaaaaaccatagCAACatatgtgtgttagtgtgtgtgtgtgtatatatatatctatatatctatatagatatatagatatatatatatcctaaGTCTGTCCCTTATCTTTGATTGATTTGAGCTGGAAGTGTTGCCTCCAATTAAAAGTTCCTGAACTAGTCTTGGTGCAGTTCTCGTCAatagtgttttttcccccatgtcccaatatatttgtgttctcccccttctcctcttcaggtGGTTATTAGTGGAAGAAGCCAGtggaaaagggaaacaaaagtCTGTACTTCAGTGAACTTGACCAAAGCCTGCAAGAACCCGGAGGAACTAggtatgctgctgctgccactgattAAAGTCCTTGTAGTCCTTGACTGGTTACTGTCTATGGTGGGATCTGAGGAGTTCCTTAAAAAAGTAACTGTCCAACATTTGGCTTTTACAAATGTTTAACAGAAATGATCTTTTTGATATCTGCATTACGCGGCGATGAAGTATCTAATGTCAGATGTGTAACTGTACAACAAACTCTGTCAGATTCAAAGATGGAGTGCCTGCAGCTCATGATGACTGAGGTCCTGAAGAGACAGAACGCCAAAAGCAAGAAGGGTTTTAACCAGGTGAGCTAGACGTGCAATTTGACTTGGTGGTTTGtggctctgaaaaaaaaaaaaaggagcgcTGTGGCAGCTTGCTTTCGTAAACAACTCTGAGACACACTTTCTATTTCAAGACCTCATTACATCCTGGAAATCGTCTCATGCAGTACTCATCTCGAATCAATCTCTCACCTCACATACATTGAGAATATCTGTTGTTCACACTGACATGTTGATGGTCTTGACACTAAAGTTGTTTGCTCAGCATTGCAGCTTAAACTCTTGAACTTTAAATTAAGTTTGATTTCTAATAGTCATTAAACACCTCAGCAGAATCTAGACCTATTTCAATGATTGACAAAAGCAATGAATGTTATCATATTAAAGCATATGCATATTTATCTCCACTGATTCCACCGTcaagcatttttctgtttttacttttgcaaAACATGTCATTCATGGGGCGCGATGCATTTAATGTTGCTCTGTTCTTTCCTGTTGTAGCAGCTGAACGTgatggaggtgaaggtggacaAGGTGCAGGTCAGCGGTGCTGGAAACACAACCTTCGCTGTGTGTCTGGACCAGGATGAGAAGAAGATTCTACAGACTGTCACCAGGTGAGGAGTTAAGATAATTGAGTGAAGaatacatattttcacatttccctTACAATCTTTACAAGTGTTGTTAttcatcttcctcctgtgtctccctctgtcccgTAAAGGTGTGAAATATCAGTGTGCTTTAAACCTGACAGCTCCACTGACTGGAGACTAACAGAATCCGGGACGTCGGCCCAAATCCAGCCTCTCCACCCCACCTtctgctccctcctctgcctgccCATAGTCACTTTCAGTGGGGCTCTTCCCTGAGCCCGTTGACCACTGGTGTGGGTGGATTGAAAGATTCTGTGCACATGCTCTGAATGACAGATGCCGCCCGCAGAGGAGAAGTGCACAGAATGACACAGTTTTATCatttctgcctgtttttttcttaaagctgTTGCGACCCCTGTTCACACGGCGGTGGCCTCACACAGCGGTGGGACACAACTGTTGGAAACTGGTGGACGTGAGCAGGAGGGGTCTTGATGCAGACACATATCGACAGACCCAAGAAACAAAGAATGTCTCTGGGCACAATAGCTTCAATGAGGCCGAGTCAAAATTTTTGTGTACTAGACAATTATTGACTATTTTTCAGGGAATCATTCAAAGTTTCAGGGGTCAGGTTTTGGTTcctcttttttacttttggcaGAGAAGTGACCTTAACCACGTGAACATTACAATGTGCTTTGGTCAAACAGGGTGAATCTACAGAGTCTCAGGTGGGATGGCACTCGAAGAGAAATATGCCGTGGCAATTCTGGGTcctacagagagacagactatACAATATTCTGGGATCATCTTAGAGTCAAAGTATGAGAACTTTTCTCTAGATCAACCCACATGGACATAGAGGACCATGGGACATTTTTGCACCTGCTGACAAGACCAGACTACGTCACTATGGCTGAGAGTGGACACTATGCATCTTAACAATAATCATGTTTGTATAATAGTGAATGtcacaccatgtttttttttatgtttattatatactgtatgggCTTTTAATTTCTCCTGAGGAGTTACTCATGTCACTGTCTTGACTGGTGTTCTGAatatgaccagcagggggctgtGTTGGCATTCCCTTTGATTTCAATAGATTAACCCAGAGTTGGTGCAAGTAATGGCTGTAAAGTAGCTTATGCATAAACCATATTTTAACGATAACATTCGTTTCATCAGGGGCACAGATGGAAAATGtagattttaaaaacatggtGCTAAAAATTACACCtgaatgcacatttttcttttctttttttaaacgatgacattttttaaactgttttgttgctgtaacGGGATAATACCCTGATTACTATGACTCATAGTGAATTAGTAGCACTGCATATACTTTTCTGTAATGGAATCAAAGCACTTGAACATTAGATTAAATGAATTAGGTACTAAAATGCTAGGACAGACGCCTGTCCTCTACTCTCATTACATGCCTTCTCCGATGAAATATCGAAAAAtgcaatatatttgtttttataaatgtatgtatatcgTCCATGCAGTGGAGGCAATTCAAATTCAGTgatcattaaaatatatgtCTTCAATTGCAGATTAAgtttaatcttttttcattttagctcATAACTATACACAactatacatctatctatctatctatctatctatctatctgtctgtctatctatctatctatctatctgtctatctatctatctgtctatctgtctatctatctatctatctatctatatgtctatctatctatctatctatctatctatctatctatctgtctac is drawn from Scophthalmus maximus strain ysfricsl-2021 chromosome 8, ASM2237912v1, whole genome shotgun sequence and contains these coding sequences:
- the pik3r5 gene encoding phosphoinositide 3-kinase regulatory subunit 5 isoform X1, which gives rise to MQHTSCTEDRIQHALDRCLDGLRQSPTAAHHWNVLMCSAGQSMNRWSLEELVKRDPENFLILLQQIIIKTKEVQEQCQYELVVPLAIMFSSTLLQTPHCPPNTELLEEAVEVFRCFLTWPEPYCSVCKNLLSTLQLEIKAPGISFQRLVRQEQGLNTSSQCSKTLTVLLMNPGEVPADFLSVAEQLSHVKHSQRETYMNLIKHAFQSALGTKYPLHSIHKALQGKTTDELRDIFSVVSDVLETAADASDPLKGRGHVIQGLEGLRERMRIPVSNGRKSDGMLQTLPLPTANCYMFHWEKDNFDVLNSLLEHGPDDLTANGQSEEEEEVDINGEDDEDDDEDLTEMDAEDEVEDEEDKEEEDHGVELPSMTIIPNGYSSNHRASTFSTISSLSTASKDSMFSTLSVTSESYAQSLFSVTSGADSDYCEDSDDYLCSSPVMEKCSPRSTKASVRLSQHFYKFFSKSPRSLCRAKSLGNTESKDLLLVREKRSNSLPQQVRLLSPELLPQPQSQTLRHVCFRRRPILSSDEDNKNTTLRVVVFGADHVAGKVARAYNSLRRKESACPRLSRVFKLLFYFVPVKRDSAGGPGSLRSPCPVVQTGSPKGSALSSSPHLTGDSTNDIAHLLGMLDPWYERNTLSLLNLPANVVCQQTSKTESESYDGSYEHRLPILADLVLYYCRFAARPTLIQLYQAELTLACGERRTEVFVHSLELGHTAGTRAIKAMGAASKRFGIDGDREAVPLMLEVVYNRVVISGRSQWKRETKVCTSVNLTKACKNPEELDSKMECLQLMMTEVLKRQNAKSKKGFNQQLNVMEVKVDKVQVSGAGNTTFAVCLDQDEKKILQTVTRCEISVCFKPDSSTDWRLTESGTSAQIQPLHPTFCSLLCLPIVTFSGALP
- the pik3r5 gene encoding phosphoinositide 3-kinase regulatory subunit 5 isoform X2, which translates into the protein MQHTSCTEDRIQHALDRCLDGLRQSPTAAHHWNVLMCSAGQSMNRWSLEELVKRDPENFLILLQQIIIKTKEVQEQCQYELVVPLAIMFSSTLLQTPHCPPNTELLEEAVEVFRCFLTWPEPYCSVCKNLLSTLQLEIKAPGISFQRLVRQEQGLNTSSQCSKTLTVLLMNPGEVPADFLSVAEQLSHVKHSQRETYMNLIKHAFQSALGTKYPLHSIHKALQGKTTDELRDIFSVVSDVLETAADASDPLKGRGHVIQGLEGLRERMRIPVSNGRKSDGMLQTLPLPTANCYMFHWEKDNFDVLNSLLEHGPDDLTANGQSEEEEEVDINGEDDEDDDEDLTEMDAEDEVEDEEDKEEEDHGVELPSMTIIPNGYSSNHRASTFSTISSLSTASKDSMFSTLSVTSESYAQSLFSVTSGADSDYCEDSDDYLCSSPVMEKCSPRSTKASVRLSQHFYKFFSKSPRSLCRAKSLGNTESKDLLLVREKRSNSLPQQVRLLSPELLPQPQSQTLRHVCFRRRPILSSDEDNKNTTLRVVVFGADHVAGKVARAYNSLRRKESACPRLSRVFKLLFYFVPVKRDSAGGPGSLRSPCPVVQTGSPKGSALSSSPHLTGDSTNDIAHLLGMLDPWYERNTLSLLNLPANVVCQQTSKTESESYDGSYEHRLPILADLVLYYCRFAARPTLIQLYQAELTLACGERRTEVFVHSLELGHTAGTRAIKAMGAASKRFGIDGDREAVPLMLEVVYNRVVISGRSQWKRETKVCTSVNLTKACKNPEELDSKMECLQLMMTEVLKRQNAKSKKGFNQLNVMEVKVDKVQVSGAGNTTFAVCLDQDEKKILQTVTRCEISVCFKPDSSTDWRLTESGTSAQIQPLHPTFCSLLCLPIVTFSGALP